A genomic region of Leptotrichia hofstadii contains the following coding sequences:
- a CDS encoding FecCD family ABC transporter permease encodes MWKIYLVLIIFIIVVAFLSLEIGTVNISAKDIFRSFLGVKMRDESVKSIIFNVRLPRIIMAVLIGMLLASSGTVVQSVFQNPLADPYIIGISASATLGAVIAYIFNFPDVMYGICGFIVSVIVALIIFRISRSRTKTDVAVLLIVGIAISSFLGAFTSFSMYLIGQDSFRIVTWMMGYMGSASWLKIGVLMIPLLVSVVYFYLKRYELDLLMSGDEEAHSLGVNVDRLKRNLLIVSALIVGFSVAFTGMIGFVGLIAPHTVRLVLKSGSNTRLLPLATLGGGLFLLICDTIGRTILAPTEIPIGEVTSFFGAPFFLYLAIRRKKGG; translated from the coding sequence ATGTGGAAAATATATTTGGTATTAATAATTTTTATAATTGTAGTGGCATTTTTATCTTTGGAAATAGGAACTGTGAATATTTCGGCAAAAGATATATTTAGAAGTTTTTTAGGCGTGAAAATGAGGGATGAATCTGTAAAATCGATAATATTTAATGTGAGGTTGCCGAGAATTATTATGGCGGTGCTGATTGGAATGTTGCTGGCTAGTTCGGGGACGGTTGTGCAGTCGGTTTTTCAGAATCCGTTGGCGGATCCTTATATAATTGGTATTTCGGCTAGTGCTACGCTTGGAGCGGTTATTGCATATATCTTTAATTTTCCTGATGTTATGTATGGAATTTGTGGATTTATTGTATCGGTTATCGTGGCGTTGATAATTTTTAGAATTTCGAGAAGCAGGACTAAGACGGATGTGGCGGTGCTTTTAATTGTTGGGATTGCAATTTCGTCTTTTTTAGGGGCATTTACGTCGTTCAGCATGTATTTGATTGGGCAGGATTCTTTTAGAATAGTAACGTGGATGATGGGATATATGGGAAGTGCTTCTTGGCTGAAAATCGGAGTTCTTATGATACCACTTTTAGTTTCTGTTGTTTATTTTTATTTAAAAAGATATGAGCTGGATTTACTGATGAGTGGAGATGAAGAGGCACATTCGCTTGGAGTGAATGTGGATAGGCTGAAAAGGAATTTATTGATTGTTTCGGCACTGATTGTCGGTTTTTCTGTGGCATTTACTGGAATGATAGGATTTGTCGGGCTTATTGCACCGCATACAGTAAGGCTTGTGCTAAAAAGTGGAAGCAATACTAGGCTACTGCCGTTAGCAACATTGGGTGGAGGGCTATTTTTGCTGATTTGTGATACGATTGGACGTACAATTTTAGCACCAACAGAAATTCCGATAGGAGAGGTAACTTCATTTTTTGGAGCACCATTTTTTCTATATTTGGCGATAAGAAGGAAAAAAGGTGGATAG
- a CDS encoding TonB-dependent receptor → MLKKLAILSFIAVGMMAFGDDNDTFNVKLEESVVTATGFDDVQSNQIKNTTIVTAQDIHNKGYNTIEEILKRTPGINFVNNGFGYIVDVRGQGVQGAAKNVKVLVDGSPLNILDMSHAILPLNSISVEDIEKIEIINGGGTVLYGGGTAGGVINVITKKTQEEPVKNKVYYQNSSFDTNKFGFGTSIKFADNFLLDLGYENINGNGYRRGDKRDGENLRGGFTYNIADNQTLRFKATRYKEESKESDGITKTQLNNDRKQAGTTLTESDLDRTEYSLNYEIKPTDNLTFSLLGYNQKTIRDYDQEAPAGRMTHKTDGQFKDRKTGIDLKGKYNYGSGNVIFGYEYIKNNSNRSSYGAMYMRNRRLFPTSTVDIDLQKNTHSAFIQGRHSLTDKLEGTLGYRYEHADYDIHRTDGRNVINKNTKKSNNAYETGLNFKYSDTGNVYAKYERGYRSPSPTEMVDKSTTRGYVLNNLKSEKYDTYEIGIKDMIGPSFVSLTGFYTKKNDEILINMPGGHGLNWTYKNLQETERKGVELFAEQYFGTFRLNESVSYVDAKISKGTDKNKKIPYVSKTKATLGANYEVLTGLNLTADLNYFSNSVDGNYEKIKGYSTTDLGVSYAHKTGLGVQAGVKNLFDKKYYRYKNGDSYIPESERTYYVGVSYNF, encoded by the coding sequence ATGTTAAAAAAATTAGCGATTTTAAGTTTTATTGCAGTTGGAATGATGGCATTTGGAGATGATAATGACACATTTAATGTAAAATTGGAAGAATCAGTAGTAACAGCCACGGGATTTGATGATGTGCAGAGCAATCAAATTAAGAACACTACAATTGTAACGGCTCAGGATATACACAACAAAGGGTATAATACTATAGAAGAGATATTGAAACGTACACCAGGTATAAATTTTGTTAATAATGGATTTGGATATATTGTGGATGTAAGAGGGCAGGGAGTTCAGGGAGCTGCTAAAAATGTAAAAGTTCTTGTGGATGGGTCTCCTTTAAACATACTTGATATGTCACATGCAATTTTACCTCTAAATTCAATTTCAGTTGAAGATATTGAAAAAATAGAAATTATTAACGGTGGAGGGACTGTACTTTACGGTGGAGGAACTGCTGGTGGAGTAATTAATGTAATTACAAAGAAAACGCAGGAAGAGCCTGTAAAAAATAAGGTTTACTATCAAAACAGCTCATTTGATACAAATAAATTTGGATTTGGAACAAGCATAAAATTTGCAGATAATTTCTTGTTAGATTTGGGATATGAAAATATTAATGGAAATGGGTATAGACGTGGGGACAAAAGAGATGGTGAGAATTTAAGAGGTGGATTTACATATAACATCGCTGATAATCAGACATTAAGATTTAAAGCTACAAGATACAAGGAAGAATCAAAAGAATCTGACGGTATAACTAAAACTCAGTTAAATAATGATAGAAAACAGGCAGGAACAACTTTGACAGAATCTGATTTGGATAGAACAGAATACAGCCTAAATTATGAAATTAAGCCTACTGACAATTTAACTTTCTCATTGTTAGGATACAATCAGAAAACAATTAGAGATTATGATCAGGAAGCTCCAGCTGGAAGAATGACTCATAAGACTGATGGACAGTTTAAAGATAGAAAAACTGGCATTGACTTAAAAGGTAAATATAACTATGGTTCAGGAAATGTAATCTTTGGATACGAATATATAAAAAATAATTCAAACAGAAGTTCTTATGGTGCAATGTATATGAGAAACAGAAGATTATTCCCAACATCTACTGTAGACATTGATTTGCAAAAAAATACTCATTCAGCGTTTATTCAAGGAAGACATTCTCTTACGGACAAGCTTGAGGGAACTTTAGGTTACAGATACGAACATGCTGATTACGATATTCACAGAACAGATGGAAGAAATGTTATAAATAAAAACACTAAAAAAAGCAATAATGCTTATGAAACAGGATTGAATTTTAAATATTCTGATACAGGAAATGTCTATGCAAAATATGAAAGAGGGTACAGATCTCCAAGTCCAACGGAAATGGTTGATAAATCAACTACAAGAGGATATGTACTAAACAATCTGAAGTCTGAAAAATACGATACTTATGAAATTGGTATAAAAGATATGATTGGACCTTCATTTGTAAGCTTGACAGGATTTTATACTAAGAAAAATGATGAAATTTTAATTAATATGCCAGGCGGACATGGATTAAACTGGACATATAAAAACTTGCAGGAAACAGAAAGAAAAGGAGTAGAGTTGTTTGCAGAACAATATTTTGGGACATTTAGACTAAATGAGTCAGTTTCTTATGTGGATGCAAAAATTAGCAAAGGTACAGATAAAAACAAAAAAATACCATATGTATCAAAAACAAAAGCAACTTTAGGAGCAAATTACGAAGTTCTGACAGGATTAAACCTAACAGCTGACCTCAATTACTTCTCAAATTCTGTAGATGGAAACTATGAAAAAATAAAAGGTTATTCTACAACAGATTTAGGAGTAAGTTATGCTCATAAAACAGGTTTAGGAGTCCAAGCAGGAGTTAAAAACTTATTCGATAAAAAATATTACAGATATAAAAATGGAGATTCATATATTCCAGAATCTGAAAGAACATATTATGTTGGTGTAAGTTACAACTTCTAG
- a CDS encoding YbaN family protein, which produces MKIIYVIAGLLAVALGFIGAFLPGLPTTPFLLLASFCFAKGSRRFDGWFKSTKLYKNHLEDFEKNRSMRLKTKITLLLFSSAMMLFPIIRFSNHYIRGTLVLLEVFKYYYFIFKIKTKF; this is translated from the coding sequence GTGAAAATAATTTATGTAATCGCAGGATTACTGGCAGTAGCATTGGGATTTATAGGAGCTTTTCTACCAGGATTGCCGACGACACCATTTTTATTATTAGCTAGCTTCTGCTTTGCAAAGGGCTCAAGGCGATTTGATGGATGGTTCAAATCAACAAAGCTGTATAAAAATCATCTGGAAGACTTTGAAAAAAATAGAAGTATGAGATTGAAAACAAAAATAACATTACTACTTTTTTCTAGTGCAATGATGTTATTTCCAATAATTAGGTTTAGTAATCATTATATTAGGGGAACGCTTGTTTTGCTGGAAGTTTTTAAATATTACTATTTTATTTTTAAAATAAAAACAAAATTTTAA
- a CDS encoding ACP phosphodiesterase, whose product MNFLAHSLISLEIDEQENKKTLYGNFAGDFYKGLINKIELPEELKEGIVLHRIIDGISDRNENFLNELLAEKFGIFKGIVSDMFIDHFLAQNFDRLFNENINNIEKKILYNISKNQSFFSKKFAGTFTWIKNEKVMSNYKDIDFLERAFYGISKRVRKGEILRMAVEELEKNYSSFEEKSIKEFFYVKEKSIKKFINM is encoded by the coding sequence ATGAATTTTTTAGCACATTCACTAATTTCGCTCGAAATTGATGAGCAGGAAAATAAAAAGACATTATATGGAAATTTTGCGGGAGATTTTTATAAGGGACTAATTAATAAAATAGAACTTCCTGAAGAATTGAAAGAGGGAATTGTCCTGCATCGGATAATTGATGGAATTTCTGACAGGAATGAGAATTTCCTGAATGAACTGCTTGCGGAAAAATTTGGGATTTTTAAAGGGATTGTGTCAGATATGTTTATCGATCATTTTTTAGCTCAAAATTTTGATAGGCTATTCAATGAAAATATTAATAATATTGAAAAGAAAATACTGTATAATATATCTAAAAATCAAAGTTTTTTTTCAAAAAAATTCGCAGGAACATTTACATGGATTAAAAATGAGAAAGTAATGTCTAATTATAAAGATATAGATTTTTTGGAGCGGGCGTTTTATGGAATTTCTAAAAGAGTCAGAAAAGGGGAAATTTTAAGGATGGCTGTAGAGGAGCTGGAAAAAAATTACAGTTCCTTTGAAGAAAAATCTATAAAAGAATTTTTTTATGTAAAAGAAAAAAGTATAAAAAAATTTATAAATATGTGA
- a CDS encoding flavodoxin family protein, translating to MSSLVVFSTSTGNTRKIADAIFSALKDTDKKIVDVNEINTVNMNEFEKIIIGGWIDKGEIDEKSKEFLTNLKNKKLGLFVTMGGNPETDRAKNCFQEIKKSLEKNGNIVEKTFVCQGAIDPNLINKFREMTKQGIAGPFAVTPEREARWAEAAKHPDEKDIENAKRIFGGL from the coding sequence ATGTCAAGTCTAGTAGTCTTTTCCACATCAACAGGAAACACAAGAAAAATAGCTGATGCCATTTTTTCAGCCTTAAAGGATACAGATAAAAAAATAGTGGATGTAAACGAAATAAACACTGTAAATATGAATGAATTTGAGAAAATTATTATTGGTGGCTGGATTGACAAAGGCGAGATTGATGAAAAATCCAAAGAGTTTTTGACTAATCTAAAAAATAAAAAACTTGGACTTTTTGTAACAATGGGTGGAAATCCAGAAACAGACAGGGCAAAAAACTGCTTTCAGGAAATAAAAAAATCATTGGAAAAAAATGGAAACATTGTAGAAAAAACATTTGTATGTCAAGGGGCGATTGATCCCAATTTAATAAATAAATTTCGAGAAATGACAAAACAGGGGATAGCTGGGCCTTTTGCAGTCACTCCAGAAAGAGAAGCCAGATGGGCAGAAGCGGCAAAACATCCAGACGAAAAGGATATTGAAAATGCTAAGAGAATATTTGGAGGATTGTAA
- a CDS encoding ABC transporter ATP-binding protein yields MSSGNNNSEISIKNVSFSYDNSQKKIIDGLNINIKKGEFVGILGANGSGKSTFLKMILKYFPIETGNIEISDKNISLYSSKEMAKIISFVPQKSALNMPISVIEMIYMGRTPHIKNKWIGFDKEDERKVNEILEKLRLEKFRDRLIFSLSGGEFQRVLLARALVQETSIILLDEPTSALDMNYALEIMKLTSDFVKEKKITAVMVLHDLNLASMYCDNVMFLKNGKIAYSGSPKELYKKEIFSEIYGFECEIVENSGFLYVIPKKI; encoded by the coding sequence ATGAGTAGTGGAAATAATAATTCAGAAATTTCGATAAAAAATGTAAGTTTTAGCTATGATAATTCCCAAAAAAAGATAATTGATGGATTAAATATAAATATAAAAAAAGGTGAATTTGTCGGGATTCTTGGTGCAAATGGGAGTGGAAAATCGACGTTTTTGAAAATGATTTTGAAATATTTTCCTATAGAAACTGGGAATATTGAGATTTCTGATAAAAATATCAGTTTATATAGTTCTAAGGAAATGGCAAAAATAATAAGTTTTGTTCCTCAAAAGTCGGCTTTGAATATGCCGATAAGTGTAATCGAAATGATTTATATGGGACGTACGCCACATATTAAGAATAAATGGATTGGGTTTGATAAGGAAGATGAGCGGAAGGTAAATGAGATTTTGGAAAAGTTGCGACTTGAAAAATTTAGGGACAGATTGATTTTTTCACTTTCGGGTGGAGAATTTCAGCGTGTTCTGCTGGCAAGGGCATTAGTGCAGGAAACGAGTATTATTCTACTGGATGAGCCGACTTCTGCATTGGATATGAATTATGCTCTTGAAATTATGAAGCTTACATCGGATTTTGTGAAGGAGAAAAAGATTACGGCTGTTATGGTTTTGCATGATTTGAATCTGGCTTCAATGTATTGTGATAATGTGATGTTTTTAAAAAATGGAAAAATTGCATATTCAGGGAGTCCAAAGGAGCTTTACAAAAAGGAGATTTTTTCTGAAATTTATGGATTTGAATGTGAAATTGTGGAAAATAGCGGATTTTTGTATGTAATACCTAAAAAAATTTAA
- a CDS encoding nitroreductase family protein has product MNELIKQLQNRRSVREFTGEKIKEEDLKTILATAQRAANSVNGQQTSLIVVRDKEKLAKIAELCGGQKHIAQADAFVFVLVDFHRGVYASNSLGKRNIAPKSADGILVGAVDAGIVVNALQTAALALGYGSTVIGAIRKETKEFIKMLGLPEYVFPIVGSTLGVPVERKLTRVKPRVPLDTFVFEDTYDAKKVEEGVEFHEKDTVAWREENGTPQLPSYKEMIVRIYENFYNTSKQDLEGQGFKFADELDEK; this is encoded by the coding sequence ATGAATGAATTGATAAAACAATTGCAAAATAGACGTTCTGTAAGGGAATTTACAGGAGAAAAGATAAAAGAAGAAGATTTGAAGACAATACTTGCAACAGCTCAAAGAGCTGCGAATTCAGTTAATGGACAGCAAACTTCATTGATTGTTGTAAGAGATAAGGAAAAATTGGCAAAAATTGCAGAACTTTGTGGAGGACAGAAGCATATTGCACAGGCTGACGCTTTTGTATTTGTATTGGTTGATTTTCATCGTGGAGTTTATGCATCAAATTCTCTTGGCAAGAGAAATATCGCTCCAAAATCTGCGGATGGAATTCTAGTTGGTGCAGTAGATGCGGGAATTGTTGTAAATGCCTTGCAGACGGCAGCTCTTGCTCTTGGATATGGAAGTACTGTGATTGGTGCAATTAGAAAAGAAACAAAAGAATTTATAAAAATGCTTGGATTACCAGAATATGTATTCCCAATAGTAGGAAGCACACTTGGAGTGCCTGTGGAAAGAAAATTAACTAGAGTAAAACCAAGAGTTCCATTAGATACATTTGTGTTTGAAGACACCTATGATGCGAAAAAAGTGGAGGAAGGAGTGGAATTTCACGAAAAAGACACAGTGGCTTGGCGTGAAGAAAATGGAACACCACAATTACCTTCGTACAAGGAAATGATTGTAAGAATATATGAAAATTTCTATAACACATCAAAACAGGACTTGGAAGGTCAAGGATTTAAATTTGCTGATGAATTGGACGAGAAATAA
- a CDS encoding PAS domain-containing protein: MAQDMKNYLKLDLEKIEKMTQIKKDYIEGKTDFEATKKLIKENFDKMTASEFAYSEQKIKELGFDDNTVHDKMNDVLGLFEDIIVKDEFDLPEGHPINTYILENEAARKLIAEMKEEFGKKFIKNRWLELYEKLSQFNPTHLARKQHQLFSILEKKGFDRPSRIMWSFDNNVRDSISEAYKLLENDKIEEFLEKQENVWELTLDIMHKEEEVLFPTSMKMISEEEFKQMRAGDDEIGYFLIDKPTGFYPENNEKQDDKSIQSIKEETVKLENTIENNQNAGNFMNDLASLMAKYNMGSQNNENEVFDVKQGKLTLEQINLIFQHMPVDLSFVDENEIVKFYTDTKHRVFPRSAGVIGRDVKNCHPRESVSSVLEIIDAFRKGEQDEIDFWLEMRGKFIYIYYVAVRDENGVFKGVLEMMQDVTRIRSLTGERKLVTWENKVKDEKKEEAGEVFTSKYNLTAKTVIGDIVKKYPYIKEYMPLISPEYKRLLDPVQYMMMSKIATLQMIAMRGELELDYLIMMIEAKIDEEENK; this comes from the coding sequence ATGGCACAGGATATGAAAAATTATCTGAAATTAGATCTTGAAAAAATTGAGAAAATGACTCAAATAAAAAAAGATTATATTGAAGGAAAGACTGACTTTGAGGCTACTAAAAAATTAATAAAAGAGAATTTTGACAAGATGACGGCAAGCGAATTTGCTTATTCAGAGCAGAAAATTAAAGAACTTGGATTTGATGATAATACGGTTCATGATAAGATGAATGATGTTTTAGGGCTTTTTGAGGATATTATTGTGAAGGATGAATTTGACTTGCCTGAGGGGCATCCGATAAATACGTATATTTTGGAAAATGAAGCAGCTAGAAAGCTGATTGCGGAAATGAAAGAAGAGTTTGGGAAAAAGTTTATAAAGAACAGATGGCTTGAACTTTATGAAAAATTATCTCAATTTAACCCCACACATCTTGCAAGAAAACAGCATCAATTATTTTCAATATTAGAGAAAAAAGGGTTTGACCGTCCATCAAGAATAATGTGGAGCTTTGATAATAACGTGAGAGATAGCATAAGTGAAGCATATAAATTACTTGAAAATGATAAAATTGAAGAATTTTTGGAAAAACAGGAAAATGTGTGGGAATTGACGCTTGATATTATGCATAAGGAAGAAGAAGTGCTTTTTCCAACTTCGATGAAAATGATTAGTGAAGAAGAATTTAAGCAAATGCGTGCAGGAGATGACGAAATTGGATATTTCCTGATTGATAAGCCAACTGGATTTTATCCTGAAAATAATGAGAAACAAGATGACAAGAGTATTCAGAGCATAAAAGAGGAAACTGTAAAATTAGAAAACACTATTGAAAATAATCAAAATGCTGGAAACTTTATGAATGACCTTGCAAGTCTTATGGCAAAATATAATATGGGAAGCCAAAATAATGAAAATGAAGTTTTTGATGTGAAGCAGGGGAAATTAACGCTTGAACAGATTAATCTTATTTTTCAGCATATGCCTGTGGACTTGTCTTTTGTGGATGAAAATGAAATTGTGAAATTCTATACGGACACTAAACATAGGGTTTTCCCAAGAAGTGCAGGAGTTATAGGGCGTGATGTTAAAAACTGCCATCCAAGAGAAAGCGTCAGTTCGGTACTGGAAATAATAGACGCTTTTAGAAAAGGGGAGCAGGACGAGATTGATTTTTGGCTAGAAATGCGTGGAAAATTCATTTATATCTATTATGTGGCTGTAAGAGATGAAAATGGAGTGTTTAAAGGTGTTCTGGAAATGATGCAGGATGTTACTAGAATTAGAAGTCTTACAGGAGAAAGAAAACTTGTGACTTGGGAAAATAAAGTTAAAGATGAAAAAAAAGAAGAAGCTGGTGAAGTATTTACAAGCAAATATAATTTGACTGCAAAAACTGTAATAGGCGATATTGTTAAAAAATATCCGTATATTAAAGAATATATGCCATTAATTTCTCCAGAATATAAACGTCTTTTAGATCCTGTTCAATATATGATGATGTCTAAAATAGCGACTCTTCAAATGATTGCAATGCGTGGGGAACTGGAACTTGATTATTTGATCATGATGATCGAGGCTAAAATTGACGAGGAAGAGAATAAATAG
- a CDS encoding ABC transporter substrate-binding protein has translation MKKIIRNSFYLALLIISMFIISCSKKNDENGKKGENKKYNRIVVLDPAAVEMIYMLGAEDKIVGVANLERSKVWPEEKVAKLESVGTFMKPSLEKIIALKSDLVIMSALTGEELNNGLKSNNIEAKRVQANSIEEIFTNFLEVAKMLGKENEANKIIAEKKVKLEEIKKIATGNKKGLFVMSASPLMVFGNDNLPNDIMKLLNIKNIAENQKGRNPIVTPEFIIKENPDIIITLLPNPSQIVATNPQLKNVNAIKNSKFIVVNSSQILRGSPRTIDQIEEIAKAVAK, from the coding sequence ATGAAAAAAATAATAAGAAATTCTTTTTATTTGGCATTGCTAATTATTTCAATGTTTATAATTTCTTGTTCAAAGAAAAATGATGAAAATGGTAAAAAGGGGGAAAATAAAAAATATAATAGGATTGTTGTGCTGGATCCTGCGGCTGTTGAAATGATTTATATGCTTGGAGCAGAAGATAAAATCGTGGGAGTTGCTAATTTGGAGCGTTCAAAGGTATGGCCTGAAGAAAAGGTTGCAAAACTTGAGAGCGTGGGAACTTTTATGAAGCCGTCGCTTGAAAAAATAATCGCCTTAAAGTCTGATTTGGTTATAATGTCAGCCCTTACAGGCGAGGAGCTGAATAATGGGCTTAAATCAAATAATATTGAGGCAAAAAGAGTTCAGGCAAATTCGATAGAAGAAATATTTACCAATTTTTTGGAAGTGGCAAAAATGCTTGGGAAAGAAAATGAAGCAAATAAAATAATTGCTGAAAAAAAAGTAAAGCTGGAAGAAATTAAAAAGATAGCAACCGGTAATAAAAAAGGGCTGTTTGTTATGTCAGCTTCCCCGCTTATGGTATTTGGAAACGATAATTTACCAAATGACATAATGAAATTACTGAATATTAAGAATATCGCAGAAAATCAGAAGGGGAGAAATCCGATTGTAACGCCTGAATTTATAATAAAGGAAAATCCAGACATCATAATTACATTATTACCAAACCCATCTCAAATTGTGGCTACAAATCCACAGTTAAAAAACGTAAATGCAATAAAAAACAGCAAATTTATTGTTGTAAATTCATCGCAGATTTTAAGAGGTTCGCCAAGAACTATTGATCAGATTGAAGAAATTGCAAAAGCGGTTGCAAAGTAA
- a CDS encoding coproporphyrinogen-III oxidase family protein, translating into MPKEMREGKISEPNLEEQGIFPKRFKSHNDSVGIVSDYFRKNKKFGTEAELLERMEKPAENELGTIYVHTPYCDKICSFCNLNRKQIDNDLEDYTNFLVSEFEKYGKTPYMKSKKINVIFFGGGTPTIYKEHQLERILKAINDNFILTDDCEFTFETTLHNLNPKKIKVLEKGGVNRLSVGIQTFSDRGRKILNRTFSKEETVKRLRNLKESFSGMVCTDIIYNYPDETVEEVLEDARIVKDLKIDSTSFYSLMIYEGSQMSKDIRNNTLELNYELKKDFELHDAFLKSMLESGEYEVMEHTKIVRKGRDEYRYIRNTHQGKDILPIGVGAGGKIDNFEIFRLSQDKAFYAISSDENEMKMKRISGLLQYPKVYFDKLKEYVSDEMFNEIYKIFENFEKKGYLKIHETHTELMPEGIFWGNNISATILKKCLGGAKDVKSSSLFHINRKHKKNS; encoded by the coding sequence ATGCCAAAGGAAATGCGAGAAGGTAAAATTTCAGAGCCAAATCTAGAGGAGCAGGGAATTTTTCCAAAGAGATTTAAGTCACATAATGATTCGGTAGGGATTGTGTCAGATTATTTTCGGAAAAATAAGAAATTTGGAACAGAAGCAGAGTTGCTGGAAAGGATGGAGAAACCTGCGGAAAATGAACTTGGAACAATTTACGTCCATACTCCATACTGTGATAAAATCTGTTCATTTTGCAACTTGAACCGAAAGCAGATTGACAATGATTTGGAAGATTACACAAATTTTCTTGTTTCAGAATTTGAAAAATACGGAAAGACGCCTTATATGAAAAGTAAAAAAATAAATGTAATTTTCTTTGGTGGTGGAACACCGACTATTTATAAGGAACATCAGCTGGAACGAATTTTAAAGGCTATAAATGATAATTTCATTTTAACAGATGACTGTGAATTTACATTTGAAACAACATTGCATAATTTGAATCCAAAGAAAATAAAAGTTCTGGAAAAAGGCGGAGTAAATCGGCTAAGTGTTGGAATTCAGACTTTTTCTGACAGAGGAAGGAAGATTTTGAACAGGACTTTTTCAAAGGAGGAAACGGTAAAAAGATTGAGAAATCTTAAAGAGAGTTTTAGTGGAATGGTTTGTACTGATATAATTTATAATTATCCCGATGAAACAGTTGAGGAAGTGCTGGAAGATGCGAGAATCGTGAAGGATCTCAAAATAGATAGCACAAGTTTTTATTCGCTTATGATTTATGAAGGCTCTCAAATGTCTAAGGATATACGAAATAACACATTGGAGTTGAATTATGAACTGAAAAAAGACTTTGAACTGCATGATGCTTTTCTCAAAAGTATGCTTGAAAGTGGAGAATATGAAGTGATGGAGCATACAAAAATTGTTAGAAAAGGAAGGGATGAGTATAGATATATAAGAAATACACATCAAGGGAAGGATATTCTGCCGATTGGAGTAGGTGCAGGCGGGAAAATTGATAATTTTGAAATCTTCAGATTGAGTCAGGATAAGGCATTTTATGCGATTTCTTCAGATGAAAATGAAATGAAGATGAAACGAATAAGTGGACTTTTACAGTATCCGAAAGTTTATTTTGACAAATTAAAAGAATATGTTTCCGATGAAATGTTTAATGAAATTTATAAGATTTTTGAAAATTTTGAAAAAAAAGGATACTTGAAAATTCATGAAACTCACACAGAACTCATGCCAGAAGGAATTTTCTGGGGAAACAACATAAGTGCAACAATATTAAAAAAATGTTTAGGAGGTGCAAAGGATGTCAAGTCTAGTAGTCTTTTCCACATCAACAGGAAACACAAGAAAAATAGCTGA
- a CDS encoding DUF2470 domain-containing protein, which translates to MDISIERILDHMNNDHGDVLPLYVRHFCKREDVKEAKLIDVNEEGMTLLVNGNERVQIKFTKKTDFKGIHLEMIKMAKIARKALNVPAPEHYKDKGHQEEEKMKMEISDFIGNFKSVIIGTVSEEGEPNASYAPFFKYHGDSYLYINETEVYFENFKKNGKASLLFIQDEGQAMVPSMRQRVTYNVEIQFLEKNDYYNEILDEFQKNDFSIQMTRNVPVFHLVRAKLISGKYVKGPRQAFDITKDRRVVEVMLGASENS; encoded by the coding sequence ATGGATATAAGCATAGAAAGAATTTTGGATCATATGAATAACGATCATGGGGATGTTTTGCCTTTGTATGTAAGGCATTTTTGCAAGAGAGAAGATGTGAAGGAAGCGAAGTTGATTGATGTGAATGAAGAGGGAATGACTTTGCTTGTAAACGGAAATGAGAGAGTTCAGATTAAATTTACGAAAAAGACTGATTTTAAAGGAATCCATCTGGAAATGATAAAAATGGCAAAAATTGCGAGAAAAGCTTTGAATGTGCCTGCACCCGAACATTACAAGGACAAGGGACACCAGGAAGAGGAAAAAATGAAAATGGAAATAAGTGATTTTATTGGAAACTTTAAATCGGTTATAATTGGAACTGTATCAGAAGAAGGAGAGCCGAATGCAAGTTATGCACCATTTTTTAAGTATCATGGGGACAGTTATCTGTATATCAATGAAACAGAAGTCTATTTTGAAAATTTTAAGAAAAATGGGAAAGCAAGTTTGCTGTTTATTCAGGATGAAGGACAGGCAATGGTTCCATCAATGAGACAAAGAGTTACATACAATGTAGAAATTCAGTTTTTAGAAAAAAATGATTACTATAACGAAATTTTGGACGAATTTCAGAAAAATGACTTTTCAATACAAATGACTAGAAACGTGCCAGTTTTTCATCTAGTAAGAGCAAAATTGATAAGTGGAAAATATGTGAAGGGACCTAGACAGGCTTTTGATATCACAAAGGACAGAAGAGTTGTGGAAGTTATGTTGGGAGCGTCAGAAAACAGCTGA